The following coding sequences lie in one Lemur catta isolate mLemCat1 chromosome 11, mLemCat1.pri, whole genome shotgun sequence genomic window:
- the STARD3NL gene encoding STARD3 N-terminal-like protein isoform X2 yields the protein MNHLPEDMENVLTGSQTSHASLRSVHSINPTQLMARIESYEGREKKGISDVRRTFCLFVTFDLLFVTLLWIIELNQTKPDAQARNEDSSLIDLLICFVFFMSYIQSKRANENKKSQRTSTLLSHVMATAITDVCHELRRPEAFQDLRLWKVNGGIENTLEREVVQYDYYSSYFDIFLLAVFRFKVLILAYAVCRLRHWWAIALFSQGAFGYVLPIISFILAWIETWFLDFKVLPQEAEEENRLLIVQDASESAALLPSGLSDGQFYSPPESEAGSEEAEEKQDSEKPLLEL from the exons ATGAACCACCTGCCAGAAGACATGGAGAATGTTCTTACTGGGAGCCAGACCTCCCATGCTTCTTTGCGCAGCGTCCATTCCATCAACCCCACACAACTCATGGCCAGGATTGAGTCCtatgaaggaagggaaaagaagggcATATCTGATGTCAGGAGGACTTTCTGTTTGTTTGTCACCTTTGACCTCTTATTTGTAACATTACTGTGGATAATAGAGTTAAAT CAAACAAAGCCAGATGCTCAGGCCAGAAATGAAGACTCATCCTTGAttgatttgcttatttgttttgtatttttcatgtcCTATATCCAGTCTAAAA gggcaaatgaaaacaagaaatcaCAGAGAACTTCTACGCTTCTGTCCCATGTCATGGCAACCGCCATCACTGATGTTTGCCACGAGCTCAGGAGGCCCGAGGCCTTCCAAGACCTAAGACTGTGGAAG GTGAATGGAGGCATTGAAAACACATTAGAGAGGGAGGTGGTGCAGTATGACTACTACTCTTCTTATTTTGATATCTTt cttttgGCAGTTTTTCGATTTAAAGTGTTAATACTTGCATATGCTGTGTGCAGACTGCGCCATTGGTGGGCAATAGCG CTTTTCTCTCAAGGGGCTTTTGGCTATGTGCTGCCCATCATTTCATTCATCCTTGCCTGGATTGAGACATGGTTCCTGGATTTCAAAGTGTTACCTCAAgaagcagaagaagaaaaca ggCTCCTGATAGTTCAAGATGCTTCAGAGAGTGCGGCACTTTTACCCAGTGGTCTTTCTGATGGTCAGTTTTATTCCCCTCCTGAATCTGAAGCAG
- the STARD3NL gene encoding STARD3 N-terminal-like protein isoform X1, translating to MNHLPEDMENVLTGSQTSHASLRSVHSINPTQLMARIESYEGREKKGISDVRRTFCLFVTFDLLFVTLLWIIELNQTKPDAQARNEDSSLIDLLICFVFFMSYIQSKRANENKKSQRTSTLLSHVMATAITDVCHELRRPEAFQDLRLWKVNGGIENTLEREVVQYDYYSSYFDIFLLAVFRFKVLILAYAVCRLRHWWAIALTTAVTSAFLLAKVILSKLFSQGAFGYVLPIISFILAWIETWFLDFKVLPQEAEEENRLLIVQDASESAALLPSGLSDGQFYSPPESEAGSEEAEEKQDSEKPLLEL from the exons ATGAACCACCTGCCAGAAGACATGGAGAATGTTCTTACTGGGAGCCAGACCTCCCATGCTTCTTTGCGCAGCGTCCATTCCATCAACCCCACACAACTCATGGCCAGGATTGAGTCCtatgaaggaagggaaaagaagggcATATCTGATGTCAGGAGGACTTTCTGTTTGTTTGTCACCTTTGACCTCTTATTTGTAACATTACTGTGGATAATAGAGTTAAAT CAAACAAAGCCAGATGCTCAGGCCAGAAATGAAGACTCATCCTTGAttgatttgcttatttgttttgtatttttcatgtcCTATATCCAGTCTAAAA gggcaaatgaaaacaagaaatcaCAGAGAACTTCTACGCTTCTGTCCCATGTCATGGCAACCGCCATCACTGATGTTTGCCACGAGCTCAGGAGGCCCGAGGCCTTCCAAGACCTAAGACTGTGGAAG GTGAATGGAGGCATTGAAAACACATTAGAGAGGGAGGTGGTGCAGTATGACTACTACTCTTCTTATTTTGATATCTTt cttttgGCAGTTTTTCGATTTAAAGTGTTAATACTTGCATATGCTGTGTGCAGACTGCGCCATTGGTGGGCAATAGCG TTGACAACAGCAGTGACCAGTGCCTTTTTATTAGCAAAAGTGATCCTTTCAAAG CTTTTCTCTCAAGGGGCTTTTGGCTATGTGCTGCCCATCATTTCATTCATCCTTGCCTGGATTGAGACATGGTTCCTGGATTTCAAAGTGTTACCTCAAgaagcagaagaagaaaaca ggCTCCTGATAGTTCAAGATGCTTCAGAGAGTGCGGCACTTTTACCCAGTGGTCTTTCTGATGGTCAGTTTTATTCCCCTCCTGAATCTGAAGCAG
- the STARD3NL gene encoding STARD3 N-terminal-like protein isoform X5, with protein MNHLPEDMENVLTGSQTSHASLRSVHSINPTQLMARIESYEGREKKGISDVRRTFCLFVTFDLLFVTLLWIIELNVNGGIENTLEREVVQYDYYSSYFDIFLLAVFRFKVLILAYAVCRLRHWWAIALFSQGAFGYVLPIISFILAWIETWFLDFKVLPQEAEEENRLLIVQDASESAALLPSGLSDGQFYSPPESEAGSEEAEEKQDSEKPLLEL; from the exons ATGAACCACCTGCCAGAAGACATGGAGAATGTTCTTACTGGGAGCCAGACCTCCCATGCTTCTTTGCGCAGCGTCCATTCCATCAACCCCACACAACTCATGGCCAGGATTGAGTCCtatgaaggaagggaaaagaagggcATATCTGATGTCAGGAGGACTTTCTGTTTGTTTGTCACCTTTGACCTCTTATTTGTAACATTACTGTGGATAATAGAGTTAAAT GTGAATGGAGGCATTGAAAACACATTAGAGAGGGAGGTGGTGCAGTATGACTACTACTCTTCTTATTTTGATATCTTt cttttgGCAGTTTTTCGATTTAAAGTGTTAATACTTGCATATGCTGTGTGCAGACTGCGCCATTGGTGGGCAATAGCG CTTTTCTCTCAAGGGGCTTTTGGCTATGTGCTGCCCATCATTTCATTCATCCTTGCCTGGATTGAGACATGGTTCCTGGATTTCAAAGTGTTACCTCAAgaagcagaagaagaaaaca ggCTCCTGATAGTTCAAGATGCTTCAGAGAGTGCGGCACTTTTACCCAGTGGTCTTTCTGATGGTCAGTTTTATTCCCCTCCTGAATCTGAAGCAG
- the STARD3NL gene encoding STARD3 N-terminal-like protein isoform X4, which produces MNHLPEDMENVLTGSQTSHASLRSVHSINPTQLMARIESYEGREKKGISDVRRTFCLFVTFDLLFVTLLWIIELNVNGGIENTLEREVVQYDYYSSYFDIFLLAVFRFKVLILAYAVCRLRHWWAIALTTAVTSAFLLAKVILSKLFSQGAFGYVLPIISFILAWIETWFLDFKVLPQEAEEENRLLIVQDASESAALLPSGLSDGQFYSPPESEAGSEEAEEKQDSEKPLLEL; this is translated from the exons ATGAACCACCTGCCAGAAGACATGGAGAATGTTCTTACTGGGAGCCAGACCTCCCATGCTTCTTTGCGCAGCGTCCATTCCATCAACCCCACACAACTCATGGCCAGGATTGAGTCCtatgaaggaagggaaaagaagggcATATCTGATGTCAGGAGGACTTTCTGTTTGTTTGTCACCTTTGACCTCTTATTTGTAACATTACTGTGGATAATAGAGTTAAAT GTGAATGGAGGCATTGAAAACACATTAGAGAGGGAGGTGGTGCAGTATGACTACTACTCTTCTTATTTTGATATCTTt cttttgGCAGTTTTTCGATTTAAAGTGTTAATACTTGCATATGCTGTGTGCAGACTGCGCCATTGGTGGGCAATAGCG TTGACAACAGCAGTGACCAGTGCCTTTTTATTAGCAAAAGTGATCCTTTCAAAG CTTTTCTCTCAAGGGGCTTTTGGCTATGTGCTGCCCATCATTTCATTCATCCTTGCCTGGATTGAGACATGGTTCCTGGATTTCAAAGTGTTACCTCAAgaagcagaagaagaaaaca ggCTCCTGATAGTTCAAGATGCTTCAGAGAGTGCGGCACTTTTACCCAGTGGTCTTTCTGATGGTCAGTTTTATTCCCCTCCTGAATCTGAAGCAG